Genomic DNA from Podospora pseudoanserina strain CBS 124.78 chromosome 4, whole genome shotgun sequence:
AAGCTAGGCTTATGTTTCTATATTCGACATGCCGTTACTCCGCTAGTGCCCCAAGATGGATGCCACACAGAAATCCACGCAACCAAGGGGCAAAGTCCAGCGGTTGGCAACCGGACAGAAGATGCCTAGCCACCAGGGTCCATCAACTTGGTATTTGATGAGTAATTGtacccttttctttttacctATCCCCCCGACTCCTAAACCGAAGCAAACAATAATAGCAATTATTCGCCATGTCCCGTCTCTTGATATACAACTTTGGACAATAAGGGTGTCGATTCGACTGTCCCTTCCAATGTTGCCCTAAGGGTTGACATTCCATTCACCTCGAGCCAGAGGAGACTCTGGAAACCTCCCTCTCAGTGGCCGTAATGGCTTACCTCTCCAACCAGGATAACAACAATCCAATGGCCTCCGTGAACGCCAAAAACCCCTGGCTCCGGACAGGCGACAGACCTCTCCTTGACATCAATGCCACCCCGGGTACCGCTGAAATCTTCCACCCCTTGACGTTTAGTAAGGGGCgattcctcctctgccccgGCCGCGGTAACCGCCGCGATAACCCCCGCCAtagaaaccaccaccaccgccccgaccaaaccctccaccacccctaccaaaccctccaaaccctccacgaccaccaccacgataCCCACCCCTGCCGCGTCCTCGAGACATGCCGGGCAAGTTCGTACGTTTTGGCTCAACCTTGATATTCCGTCCCTTGAAAAGGCTGTCAttcaacaccaacgcctGAGCCACCATGTTGGGTTCCGAAAACTCGACATATGCGTAGCTGTCCCAAAACACCATGTCagtcctctctctctctctctctctctctctctctctctctctctctctctctctctctctctctctctctctctctctctctctctctctctctctctctttctttttgtgcCTTTCAATCCCACCCAGACTGCAAAAAGTAAAACTCACCCCTTTGGCTGCCCGGTAAACTTGTCCAACAAAATCGTCACCCTGTTGATGCTCCCACACTCCCCAAAGTGGCTCTGCAGCTCCTCAGGCGAGGTGGAGTAATCCACATTGCCCACAAACACGCTCCGGTTGTCGATATCTTCCTTATCGTCCTGCAGCCCCTGTCTTTCCTGATCCATCGACGCTTGCATCTCCCTAAGCTTGGCCGCTTCGGCTTCCATCTCGGCAACGCGCCTCTTCATGGCAGAGATCTCCTCCTgtatgttttgttttggagcCCGGTCAgtctttttggtttcttctattttttgttttttttctttaaagtTTATCAAGGCGCCGTACCTCATCATTCCCATCTTCGCCCTCGCCGTGAACTCTGTTTTCTTCTCCCTGGGGGGGCTTGTCTTCTGGCTTGGGGGAGCTCATTTTGGCTTTTCGGCTTTGAGTTGTGGAGAGCAGGAGTTGCGAAATTTGAtcgggtggggagggggtttcgAGGTTGCGAAGTTCTGTTGGGATGGCGGAAAGGACCTGAAATCGTGGCGGTTAGCATGAGACCTCGTGGTCGGGGTCATATGTAGATAGGCGTCACGGAGGCCCGGGGAGCTATTCCCAATGACGCGAACACGCGCGGCAGCCACACGAAAACGCCAAGGGAGGTTGTATCAGATAACTCTCCCACCCAGCTGCTGAGGCGGAGAGACAGGCTTACTGGGATGCAAAGTGTAATTCTTCTGGCAAAATTTTGTCGTCGGGATAGGTCCTGCTTGTGTTTAAAACAGGAAAGAGAGGTGTAGCAAAGTTGCGATCAGAAGTCGTCGCCCTGGCCAGTTTGGGTCCGCAAGGCTGGGATCTCGTTGTAACTTGTAGCCGATCGGCGAATTGCCGGACTGGGGTCTGGGTTTGCGATTTCTcctgggttagggttgtggTAGCCATCAAGATTCTTGCTAGCTTGATATGTGAAACATTTCCCCATGCAACAGCCTTCGTTGAAACAGAGTACGGTTCAATCTTCTTTATCAGCTTTGTTCGCCGGAGAACGGCTCCTTAGGTCAAACGACCTCATAAACGTTCACTTATCCCCAATTTTTCTGTCATTATGGGTTGTTTGCAGTCTGCGGCTGCAATAGCCTATCACCATGGGGGGAAAGCAGGCAAAACAAATGTGTACAGAAAGACCTGATATCTATACAACAAGCTACCTAGCTACCATACTCGTATGTAAGATTTTCTCTTGTTATAACCTGATCCACTCATCTCGCAGTCAATATTCCCTtactcttctccttctcatcacAAAGCCCTCTCCGCCCACTCATCTCTCATATCATAGGCACTAACATCACTCCTCGTCTCATCCCTCCCGCTCACCCTCTCCTATCAAAGAAAATCATCCTCCCATAAAACCTaatcccccttccaccaacccatccccccaaaaactTGATATAGCTcccgtcaccctcctcatTATACCTACCCCCCTTgctcgtcctcccccctccacctgaGATAATGCCTCTCGTTCGAGGACTGATACGGCCGCTGCTCCAACCTCGAAATTCCCTCCACCGGACCCAGTACGAACGATCCCCAGAGGGCATTCCCATCCATAGTGACTGTCATTCTTGATTCACCCCTCTCGTCATAGCTAGGGTCTTCAGGTTGGAGTTCATAGTTTCcgttgaggaggctgagagGCGGGAAGGATGCACTGCCCGGTGGGGTTGGAGTACTGGCTGTAGTTGTCATAGGTTGGTGAACCAggatagggagggggagggtcgTCGTTGAGGTTGGAGCTGCTGTAGGAGTTCCAAGTGGAaggggtgctgctgctgtgcttggaggggttgctggttGATTTGGTGTGGCCGCCAAGGGGGCAGCTCCAGTTGTTACGGCGGGCAGTTTGGATCTGTcgggaggatggaggagcgGGGGTTGACGAGGCGGGTAGTGGGCGGGATGAGCTGCTCGCGATGTGGGAGTCGCCTCTGCCTCGGGAGCAGCGGGCGGTTTGCTTTGTGCGTTGTATGGTGGGctcagggggtggtgatggcctTGAGGAGACAGCGTGGGAGTTAGCTCTGCTTGCGGAGGTGCCCCCTCGACGGGCGGTCTGCTTCTTTGCGGGAGCTGGCTCGGCGGCAGGTGGCTTGGGGGCAGccttgggtttgggagtaGCGATtgtcctcgccttcttggtAGCAGTTGCGCTACTCGGTCCAGTGTGGGCGTTGTCATCGGTGGCCTTACGCTTGGTACCCCCcttggtagtggtggtggtctggtTCTTCAAAGCTTGCTTGGCTTCGCGGTCGCGCGTCGTccactccttcttcaagtcGGCCTCCAACTTGAGGACGGTTTTCGGCACAGTCAACTTTCCACCATTGAGAGCTTCATACAGCCTCATCTTGGCTGTACCCTTGTTCTTGGATGGTGGCAGGCCATAATGTATCAGCTGAGCTTCACACCAGTGAGCAGGGTGGTCCTTTCAGCTGTCAGGTGCCATCCAACTGCGACTTGGTTTCTGGGACCGTGGCCTGACGATGAAGATTGTGGCCGGAAGCTTCCACAAAGAATTCACCGTGGGCATATGACCAGTGGTCGCTGGTGATAGGTGGGACGACGGCAGCCATTTTTATAGATCGGTGCCGTTGTGGGTTGTGGGACCGGAGGTTGAGTACACTTGGATGCTGCGATGATGTAAAGCCCGATTATTGACGACGATAGAGATGTAAGGCGGGGTTGAAGGTAAGTTCGAAATGGTGTTCGTCTGATTGGTGACTTTTCTTTGTGGCTTTTGTGGACAAACGTCTTGATGGACGTCAGAAGTCGCCGGTGTCGATGAATTCAAGCGCGTTAAGTTCTTTTAGCAAAGAGAGACACGTCAAGCTCCATAAGAAGTtgctccctccctccccaccgggGTTTAAGTGGTTTATCTAATCGCGCTACCTACGACTTCGTAGCCAGGGATCTGCTCCCTTCCAAAATTTGATCTTGACCGTTGTTCACACATCAAGAATCACTGATCTAGTTGCAGGCCGAATCCGCTTTCGAATTTCAAGACTGAACAATTGCTCTACTGACGGTATCTGTTTACTTGAAGGTGAGCCCCTTTCCTGGTGTGCCGGTCTCCTCATAAACTAAGTTCAGTATACTACACCTCTGCCAGCGAAATATATTAGTGCGAGACTTGCCCTTCAAAATAATATATTcatatattaattattaataatcatatatataatattagAATTAATTTAATTTCAAGTTACTTTATTATTGTTTTCTTTAGTAAAGATACCGTTTAGTTTTAAAGAAGTATAAATCTATTTATATTGTACTTAGTGCTGGAACTTAGATTTGTTGATATGTCAGATAGATTAGATAAGAATTTTTCTATGCCGCACCGCCTTTACGGTGAGGCTCGCCTGCCTGCTTCTGTAAGTAGAGCTACGCGCGCACTAGCTAGAGAGCTATAGACAAAAGAATTCCTACACTTCTGGGAATTTTTTGCTTTCTTCGATTATTCATCACCTTTTACCATACCTTGCCTGATTTTACCTTGTGAAACGGCATTAATACTAGTATAAATAactatattttattatagtTACTATTAATGTTATTGTAATAGAAATTAATATGttagttaatatattaatatttatgctttattatatactaataaagtaatactaactatattaatattttaaaGCTTATAGATATTTGAAACTTAGATATAACTAAATAATAGCTATATATATCCCGAGCTTTTCATAAACtaatttaattaataaaCGTAAAAGACTTTTAGAAGTAGTGATAGTTAAAGTAAGTTTTCATAGGATAAAGATATCCGGAATACTAAAATTAATATATGAACTTAGAAAAAAGAGCGGAATA
This window encodes:
- a CDS encoding hypothetical protein (EggNog:ENOG503P3ZH) codes for the protein MRLYEALNGGKLTVPKTVLKLEADLKKEWTTRDREAKQALKNQTTTTTKGGTKRKATDDNAHTGPSSATATKKARTIATPKPKAAPKPPAAEPAPAKKQTARRGGTSASRANSHAVSSRPSPPPEPTIQRTKQTARCSRGRGDSHIASSSSRPLPASSTPAPPSSRQIQTARRNNWSCPLGGHTKSTSNPSKHSSSTPSTWNSYSSSNLNDDPPPPYPGSPTYDNYSQYSNPTGQCILPASQPPQRKL
- a CDS encoding hypothetical protein (EggNog:ENOG503P2UD; COG:A); translated protein: MSSPKPEDKPPQGEENRVHGEGEDGNDEEEISAMKRRVAEMEAEAAKLREMQASMDQERQGLQDDKEDIDNRSVFVGNVDYSTSPEELQSHFGECGSINRVTILLDKFTGQPKGYAYVEFSEPNMVAQALVLNDSLFKGRNIKVEPKRTNLPGMSRGRGRGGYRGGGRGGFGGFGRGGGGFGRGGGGGFYGGGYRGGYRGRGRGGIAPY